The following coding sequences lie in one Gadus macrocephalus chromosome 1, ASM3116895v1 genomic window:
- the si:ch211-180f4.1 gene encoding leucine-rich repeat neuronal protein 1 isoform X2 yields MGSHVLTLAVLSVLTSSLGASGDDFLPGGSGCPAQCVCETRPWYTPQSVYHQARTVDCNELRLHHVPPTISPNTQVLLLQSNNISLIGTELQNLNNLTELDLSQNHFTQVQDMALGSLEQLVTLYLEENLLEGLEDFSLRTLCSLEELYVNHNRLNSISQHAFSGLTSLLRLHLNSNRLVAIDRRWFESLPSLEILMIGENPILGLEERTFQPLARLHSLVLAGMGLEEVPPAAFLGLHYLESLSFYDNKLRWVPREALGMLQNLKFLDLNRNPISRVGPGDFQDLFHLEELSLNYMDQLVAVERDAFQNLPEMVKLEVYSNPGLVSVDPHAFSGLPSLRTLLLHSNQLSLLSNQLLTSLPGLEELSLHSNPLRCDCLAAWGPHLGNQSAVKLLDSPLTTCSSPPQLLGRELQEVVSIGWGAVGGGASGNSCLPQVSALSFPPVLNLSSGQPITLPCWASADPAPQFYWVTPTGDKVSSEAGASLQSSGPIRRRRHRVSPSGALVMEHLDQSDAGLYTCVAWNVEGADTRSVSVFMDSRGRGSGPGGEESWGGNSSHSVASLVLQAKVVRSHSVLLEWKLFSSQPAPGSGGSAHQEVLPRPPRWTSASVHIDSSQISYTATVPVDVQEYNLTHLLPATDYHVCLSVSSSSPLLPPPSPSPPAPPSPSAPPPPLHTACVNVTTREAGLAVALVVSPGNSVAMAAVTGSLFALLLMLLLGGVMARRLHSKSCSLKTYLHSSSSSSSIPLKELYPPLITLWDADADKEKEREEEQGGAPIDTSKTYLW; encoded by the exons ATGGGATCGCACGTCCTCACCCTCGCCGTCCTCTCCGTCCTGACGTCCTCGCTGGGCGCCAGCGGAGACGACTTCCTCCCAG GGGGGTCCGGCTGCCCAGCCCAGTGCGTGTGTGAGACCCGCCCCTGGTACACCCCCCAGTCTGTGTACCACCAGGCCCGGACGGTGGACTGCAATGAGCTCCGCCTCCACCATGTCCCTCCAACCATCTCCCCCAACACGCAg GTGCTGCTTCTTCAGAGTAACAACATCTCTCTGATCGGTACCGAGCTGCAGAATCTGAACAACCTGACGGAACTGGACCTGTCGCAGAACCACttcacacag gtccagGACATGGCTCTGGgctccctggagcagctggtcaCGCTGTACCTGGAGGAGAACCTCCTGGAGGGTCTGGAGGACTTCAGCCTGCGGACCCTCTGCAGCCTGGAGGAGCTCTACGTCAACCACAACCGCCTCAACTCCATCTCCCAGCACGCCTTCTCAGGCCTCACCAGCCTGCTCAG GCTCCATCTGAACTCCAACCGCCTGGTGGCCATCGACCGGCGCTGGTTCGAGTCGCTGCCCTCCCTGGAGATCCTGATGATCGGGGAGAACCCCATCCTGGGCCTGGAGGAGCGCACCTTCCAGCCGCTGGCCCGGCTCCACAGTCTGGTCCTGGCCGGGATGGGCCTGGAGGAGGTCCCCCCCGCCGCCTTCCTGGGCCTCCACTACCTGGAGAGCCTGTCCTTCTACGACAACAAGCTCAG GTGGGTTCCCCGCGAGGCTCTCGGCATGCTGCAGAACCTCAAGTTCCTGGACCTGAACCGGAACCCCATCTCCCGGGTCGGACCGGGGGACTTCCAGGACCTGTTCCACCTCGAGGAGCTCAG TCTGAACTACATGGACCAGCTGGTGGCGGTGGAGCGCGACGCCTTCCAGAACCTCCCAGAGATGGTGAAGCTGGAGGTCTACAGCAACCCAGGGCTGGTCTCTGTAGACCCCCACGCCTTCAG TGGCCTTCCCTCCCTGCGGACACTGCTGTTGCATAGCAACCAGCTGAGCCTACTGTCCAATCAGCTGCTGACGTCCCTTCCTGGTCTGGAGGAGCTGTCGCTCCACTCCAACCCGCTGCGCTGTGACTGCCTAGCCGCCTGGGGCCCCCACCTCGGCAACCAATCAGCCGTCAAGCTGCTGGACAGCCCCCTCaccacctgctcctcccccccccagctgctCGGCCGCGAGCTCCAGGAAGTGGTTTCTATTGGCTGGGGCgctgtggggggcggggccagcgggAACAGCTGCCTGCCGCAGGTCTccgccctctccttcccccccgtCCTCAACCTCAGCTCCGGACAGCCAATCACGCTGCCCTGCTGGGCCAgtgctgaccccgccccccagtTCTACTGGGTCACGCCCACCGGAGACAAG GTGAGCTCGGAGGCGGGGGCGTCGCTGCAGAGCTCTGGAccaatcaggaggaggagacaccgTGTGTCCCCGTCAGGAGCTCTGGTGATGGAGCATCTCGACCAATCAGACGCTG gcctgtaTACGTGTGTAGCGTGGAACGTGGAGGGGGCTGACACCAGGAGTGTCTCCGTGTTCATGGACTCCAGGGGGCGTGGCTCCGGCCCCGGGGGGGAGGAGTCCTGGGGGGGCAACTCCTCCCACTCTGTCGCCTCCCTGGTCCTCCAGGCCAAG gtggtccGATCCCACTCTGTTCTTTTGGAGTGGAAGTTGTTTTCCAGCCAACCAGCGCCTGGCTCTGGAGGCTCCGCCCACCAGGAGGTGTTGCCCCGCCCCCCACGCTGGACCAGCGCCAGCGTGCACATCGACAGCTCTCAGATCAGCTACACGGCCACG gtgcCGGTGGACGTCCAGGAGTACAACCTGACCCACCTCCTCCCCGCCACCGACTACCACGTGTGTCTgagcgtctcctcctcctcccctctcctccctcccccctccccctcccctcccgcccctccctccccgtccgccccccctcccccgctccacACCGCCTGCGTCAACGTCACCACCCGGGAGGCGGGGCTGGCCGTGGCGCTGGTGGTCTCCCCGGGCAACAGCGTCGCCATGGCGGCGGTGACGGGCTCCCTGTTCGCCCTGCTCCTCATGCTCCTGCTGGGTGGAGTCATGGCCCGCCGCCTCCACTCTAAGAGCTGCTCCCTGAAGACCTACCTCCACagctcctcgtcgtcctcctccatcCCGCTGAAGGAGCTCTACCCCCCCCTCATCACGCTCTGGGACGCCGACGCCGACAAGGAGAAGGAgcgcgaggaggagcagggaggggcgcCCATAGACACGTCCAAGACCTACCTCTGGTAG
- the si:ch211-180f4.1 gene encoding leucine-rich repeat neuronal protein 1 isoform X3, with product MALGSLEQLVTLYLEENLLEGLEDFSLRTLCSLEELYVNHNRLNSISQHAFSGLTSLLRLHLNSNRLVAIDRRWFESLPSLEILMIGENPILGLEERTFQPLARLHSLVLAGMGLEEVPPAAFLGLHYLESLSFYDNKLRWVPREALGMLQNLKFLDLNRNPISRVGPGDFQDLFHLEELSLNYMDQLVAVERDAFQNLPEMVKLEVYSNPGLVSVDPHAFSGLPSLRTLLLHSNQLSLLSNQLLTSLPGLEELSLHSNPLRCDCLAAWGPHLGNQSAVKLLDSPLTTCSSPPQLLGRELQEVVSIGWGAVGGGASGNSCLPQVSALSFPPVLNLSSGQPITLPCWASADPAPQFYWVTPTGDKVSSEAGASLQSSGPIRRRRHRVSPSGALVMEHLDQSDAGLYTCVAWNVEGADTRSVSVFMDSRGRGSGPGGEESWGGNSSHSVASLVLQAKVVRSHSVLLEWKLFSSQPAPGSGGSAHQEVLPRPPRWTSASVHIDSSQISYTATVPVDVQEYNLTHLLPATDYHVCLSVSSSSPLLPPPSPSPPAPPSPSAPPPPLHTACVNVTTREAGLAVALVVSPGNSVAMAAVTGSLFALLLMLLLGGVMARRLHSKSCSLKTYLHSSSSSSSIPLKELYPPLITLWDADADKEKEREEEQGGAPIDTSKTYLW from the exons ATGGCTCTGGgctccctggagcagctggtcaCGCTGTACCTGGAGGAGAACCTCCTGGAGGGTCTGGAGGACTTCAGCCTGCGGACCCTCTGCAGCCTGGAGGAGCTCTACGTCAACCACAACCGCCTCAACTCCATCTCCCAGCACGCCTTCTCAGGCCTCACCAGCCTGCTCAG GCTCCATCTGAACTCCAACCGCCTGGTGGCCATCGACCGGCGCTGGTTCGAGTCGCTGCCCTCCCTGGAGATCCTGATGATCGGGGAGAACCCCATCCTGGGCCTGGAGGAGCGCACCTTCCAGCCGCTGGCCCGGCTCCACAGTCTGGTCCTGGCCGGGATGGGCCTGGAGGAGGTCCCCCCCGCCGCCTTCCTGGGCCTCCACTACCTGGAGAGCCTGTCCTTCTACGACAACAAGCTCAG GTGGGTTCCCCGCGAGGCTCTCGGCATGCTGCAGAACCTCAAGTTCCTGGACCTGAACCGGAACCCCATCTCCCGGGTCGGACCGGGGGACTTCCAGGACCTGTTCCACCTCGAGGAGCTCAG TCTGAACTACATGGACCAGCTGGTGGCGGTGGAGCGCGACGCCTTCCAGAACCTCCCAGAGATGGTGAAGCTGGAGGTCTACAGCAACCCAGGGCTGGTCTCTGTAGACCCCCACGCCTTCAG TGGCCTTCCCTCCCTGCGGACACTGCTGTTGCATAGCAACCAGCTGAGCCTACTGTCCAATCAGCTGCTGACGTCCCTTCCTGGTCTGGAGGAGCTGTCGCTCCACTCCAACCCGCTGCGCTGTGACTGCCTAGCCGCCTGGGGCCCCCACCTCGGCAACCAATCAGCCGTCAAGCTGCTGGACAGCCCCCTCaccacctgctcctcccccccccagctgctCGGCCGCGAGCTCCAGGAAGTGGTTTCTATTGGCTGGGGCgctgtggggggcggggccagcgggAACAGCTGCCTGCCGCAGGTCTccgccctctccttcccccccgtCCTCAACCTCAGCTCCGGACAGCCAATCACGCTGCCCTGCTGGGCCAgtgctgaccccgccccccagtTCTACTGGGTCACGCCCACCGGAGACAAG GTGAGCTCGGAGGCGGGGGCGTCGCTGCAGAGCTCTGGAccaatcaggaggaggagacaccgTGTGTCCCCGTCAGGAGCTCTGGTGATGGAGCATCTCGACCAATCAGACGCTG gcctgtaTACGTGTGTAGCGTGGAACGTGGAGGGGGCTGACACCAGGAGTGTCTCCGTGTTCATGGACTCCAGGGGGCGTGGCTCCGGCCCCGGGGGGGAGGAGTCCTGGGGGGGCAACTCCTCCCACTCTGTCGCCTCCCTGGTCCTCCAGGCCAAG gtggtccGATCCCACTCTGTTCTTTTGGAGTGGAAGTTGTTTTCCAGCCAACCAGCGCCTGGCTCTGGAGGCTCCGCCCACCAGGAGGTGTTGCCCCGCCCCCCACGCTGGACCAGCGCCAGCGTGCACATCGACAGCTCTCAGATCAGCTACACGGCCACG gtgcCGGTGGACGTCCAGGAGTACAACCTGACCCACCTCCTCCCCGCCACCGACTACCACGTGTGTCTgagcgtctcctcctcctcccctctcctccctcccccctccccctcccctcccgcccctccctccccgtccgccccccctcccccgctccacACCGCCTGCGTCAACGTCACCACCCGGGAGGCGGGGCTGGCCGTGGCGCTGGTGGTCTCCCCGGGCAACAGCGTCGCCATGGCGGCGGTGACGGGCTCCCTGTTCGCCCTGCTCCTCATGCTCCTGCTGGGTGGAGTCATGGCCCGCCGCCTCCACTCTAAGAGCTGCTCCCTGAAGACCTACCTCCACagctcctcgtcgtcctcctccatcCCGCTGAAGGAGCTCTACCCCCCCCTCATCACGCTCTGGGACGCCGACGCCGACAAGGAGAAGGAgcgcgaggaggagcagggaggggcgcCCATAGACACGTCCAAGACCTACCTCTGGTAG
- the si:ch211-180f4.1 gene encoding leucine-rich repeat neuronal protein 1 isoform X1, translating to MGSHVLTLAVLSVLTSSLGASGDDFLPGEEVTSSGGSGCPAQCVCETRPWYTPQSVYHQARTVDCNELRLHHVPPTISPNTQVLLLQSNNISLIGTELQNLNNLTELDLSQNHFTQVQDMALGSLEQLVTLYLEENLLEGLEDFSLRTLCSLEELYVNHNRLNSISQHAFSGLTSLLRLHLNSNRLVAIDRRWFESLPSLEILMIGENPILGLEERTFQPLARLHSLVLAGMGLEEVPPAAFLGLHYLESLSFYDNKLRWVPREALGMLQNLKFLDLNRNPISRVGPGDFQDLFHLEELSLNYMDQLVAVERDAFQNLPEMVKLEVYSNPGLVSVDPHAFSGLPSLRTLLLHSNQLSLLSNQLLTSLPGLEELSLHSNPLRCDCLAAWGPHLGNQSAVKLLDSPLTTCSSPPQLLGRELQEVVSIGWGAVGGGASGNSCLPQVSALSFPPVLNLSSGQPITLPCWASADPAPQFYWVTPTGDKVSSEAGASLQSSGPIRRRRHRVSPSGALVMEHLDQSDAGLYTCVAWNVEGADTRSVSVFMDSRGRGSGPGGEESWGGNSSHSVASLVLQAKVVRSHSVLLEWKLFSSQPAPGSGGSAHQEVLPRPPRWTSASVHIDSSQISYTATVPVDVQEYNLTHLLPATDYHVCLSVSSSSPLLPPPSPSPPAPPSPSAPPPPLHTACVNVTTREAGLAVALVVSPGNSVAMAAVTGSLFALLLMLLLGGVMARRLHSKSCSLKTYLHSSSSSSSIPLKELYPPLITLWDADADKEKEREEEQGGAPIDTSKTYLW from the exons ATGGGATCGCACGTCCTCACCCTCGCCGTCCTCTCCGTCCTGACGTCCTCGCTGGGCGCCAGCGGAGACGACTTCCTCCCAGGTgaggaagtgacatcatcag GGGGGTCCGGCTGCCCAGCCCAGTGCGTGTGTGAGACCCGCCCCTGGTACACCCCCCAGTCTGTGTACCACCAGGCCCGGACGGTGGACTGCAATGAGCTCCGCCTCCACCATGTCCCTCCAACCATCTCCCCCAACACGCAg GTGCTGCTTCTTCAGAGTAACAACATCTCTCTGATCGGTACCGAGCTGCAGAATCTGAACAACCTGACGGAACTGGACCTGTCGCAGAACCACttcacacag gtccagGACATGGCTCTGGgctccctggagcagctggtcaCGCTGTACCTGGAGGAGAACCTCCTGGAGGGTCTGGAGGACTTCAGCCTGCGGACCCTCTGCAGCCTGGAGGAGCTCTACGTCAACCACAACCGCCTCAACTCCATCTCCCAGCACGCCTTCTCAGGCCTCACCAGCCTGCTCAG GCTCCATCTGAACTCCAACCGCCTGGTGGCCATCGACCGGCGCTGGTTCGAGTCGCTGCCCTCCCTGGAGATCCTGATGATCGGGGAGAACCCCATCCTGGGCCTGGAGGAGCGCACCTTCCAGCCGCTGGCCCGGCTCCACAGTCTGGTCCTGGCCGGGATGGGCCTGGAGGAGGTCCCCCCCGCCGCCTTCCTGGGCCTCCACTACCTGGAGAGCCTGTCCTTCTACGACAACAAGCTCAG GTGGGTTCCCCGCGAGGCTCTCGGCATGCTGCAGAACCTCAAGTTCCTGGACCTGAACCGGAACCCCATCTCCCGGGTCGGACCGGGGGACTTCCAGGACCTGTTCCACCTCGAGGAGCTCAG TCTGAACTACATGGACCAGCTGGTGGCGGTGGAGCGCGACGCCTTCCAGAACCTCCCAGAGATGGTGAAGCTGGAGGTCTACAGCAACCCAGGGCTGGTCTCTGTAGACCCCCACGCCTTCAG TGGCCTTCCCTCCCTGCGGACACTGCTGTTGCATAGCAACCAGCTGAGCCTACTGTCCAATCAGCTGCTGACGTCCCTTCCTGGTCTGGAGGAGCTGTCGCTCCACTCCAACCCGCTGCGCTGTGACTGCCTAGCCGCCTGGGGCCCCCACCTCGGCAACCAATCAGCCGTCAAGCTGCTGGACAGCCCCCTCaccacctgctcctcccccccccagctgctCGGCCGCGAGCTCCAGGAAGTGGTTTCTATTGGCTGGGGCgctgtggggggcggggccagcgggAACAGCTGCCTGCCGCAGGTCTccgccctctccttcccccccgtCCTCAACCTCAGCTCCGGACAGCCAATCACGCTGCCCTGCTGGGCCAgtgctgaccccgccccccagtTCTACTGGGTCACGCCCACCGGAGACAAG GTGAGCTCGGAGGCGGGGGCGTCGCTGCAGAGCTCTGGAccaatcaggaggaggagacaccgTGTGTCCCCGTCAGGAGCTCTGGTGATGGAGCATCTCGACCAATCAGACGCTG gcctgtaTACGTGTGTAGCGTGGAACGTGGAGGGGGCTGACACCAGGAGTGTCTCCGTGTTCATGGACTCCAGGGGGCGTGGCTCCGGCCCCGGGGGGGAGGAGTCCTGGGGGGGCAACTCCTCCCACTCTGTCGCCTCCCTGGTCCTCCAGGCCAAG gtggtccGATCCCACTCTGTTCTTTTGGAGTGGAAGTTGTTTTCCAGCCAACCAGCGCCTGGCTCTGGAGGCTCCGCCCACCAGGAGGTGTTGCCCCGCCCCCCACGCTGGACCAGCGCCAGCGTGCACATCGACAGCTCTCAGATCAGCTACACGGCCACG gtgcCGGTGGACGTCCAGGAGTACAACCTGACCCACCTCCTCCCCGCCACCGACTACCACGTGTGTCTgagcgtctcctcctcctcccctctcctccctcccccctccccctcccctcccgcccctccctccccgtccgccccccctcccccgctccacACCGCCTGCGTCAACGTCACCACCCGGGAGGCGGGGCTGGCCGTGGCGCTGGTGGTCTCCCCGGGCAACAGCGTCGCCATGGCGGCGGTGACGGGCTCCCTGTTCGCCCTGCTCCTCATGCTCCTGCTGGGTGGAGTCATGGCCCGCCGCCTCCACTCTAAGAGCTGCTCCCTGAAGACCTACCTCCACagctcctcgtcgtcctcctccatcCCGCTGAAGGAGCTCTACCCCCCCCTCATCACGCTCTGGGACGCCGACGCCGACAAGGAGAAGGAgcgcgaggaggagcagggaggggcgcCCATAGACACGTCCAAGACCTACCTCTGGTAG